GCCAGCAGCGCGGCATCAGCCTTCTGCAGCAGCGGTCGCAGCAGATCGACGATCTTGCGTGCGCCTTCGACATTGGCGTGGAAGTCCCACAGGTCGGTATGGCTGTAGCGATCTTCCTCGCCACTGATCTTGGTCGCCGCCACTTCTTCGATCAGACCGGCCGCACCGCCGACCATCTTCGCCGGCGGAATGCTCAGTGACTTGATCCGCGTCTGCAGTTCCACCGTGTCCGCCACCAGCTTGTCGGCCAGCTTGTCCAGCCCCCTGGTGCTGTTGTCGGCAAACAGGGCTTTCTCCAGCCGGTGGAAGCCGGTGAAGTTCGGGTCGCTGGCCTTGTCCTTGAAGTCGTCTTCGCGCACGTCAATGGCGGTGTCCAGGTCAGAGAACAGTTCCGCAATCGGTTCGATCCGCTCGTAGTGGCGACGGGTCGGCGCGTACAGCGCCCGGGCTTCCTCCAGCTTGCCGGCCTTGATCGCGTCGGCAAAGCGCTGTGTCTGCTTGACCAGTTCATCCACTTCCGCACTCACGTACAGCTTGTAGTCGGCGACCGGGCCGACCAGTTGCTCGGCAAAGTCCGGTGCCGCCGGGGCAGCCGTGCTGGCGGCAGGGCTTGCCGCTGGCGGTTCGGTTTTCTGGCAGGCGGTCAGCGCGGCCAGCATGCACAGGGCCGACAGTTTCATCAGGTGGCGATGCGCCATGGTTTCAGATCCTTTGTGGATAAACGGGAGAATGATCAATGGGTACGGGGGGCCAGCGCGGGCTGTCCCCGGCCAGCCAGGAACAGGTACAGCGACGGCAGCAGGAACAGCAGCCAGGCCAGGGCTTCGCCAACGGTCGGCGTGTCGTTGTAGCCGAACAGGCCGGCGAGAATGACGCCGAACGGACTGTCGGCCGGCAACGCCAGGCTCAGGTCGAACACGACGGTCTGCAGCTGATTCCAGACCCCAGCCTCATGCAGCGCCTTGACGGCGCCGGCGAGCAGGCCGGCCGCCACGAACAGGATGAACACGCCGGTCCAGCGGAAGAAACGGCGCAGATCCAGGCGAATACCGCCCTGATAGATGCCGATTCCCAGCGCCACGGCGACGGCCAGCCCCAGCATCGCGCCCAGCGGTGCTGCCAGACCAACCTCCTGTTGCTGGAATGCCGCCAGCAGGAAGAACACCGACTCCAGCCCTTCGCGGGCGACGGCAAAGAACACCATGCCGACCAGCGCATAGGCCTGGCCATTGCCCTTGTTCAGCGCGGCATCGATCGAATCGTGCAGATGGGCCTTGATCGAGCGGGCCGCCTGCTTCATCCAGAACACCATCGAGGTCAGGATGCCGACGGCAACCAGGGCGACCACCGCCTCGAACAGCTCCTGCTGCTTCTGCGGAAACTCGCTCTGGGTGGCTTCGATCAGAAAGCCGAGCGCCAGACTCAGCACGCAGGCGAGAACCACGCCGGCCCAGACCGCAGGCATCTGCTTGCGCTGGCCGGACTGCCTCAGGTAACTGGCGATGATGCCGACGATCAGCGCCGCCTCCATTCCCTCGCGCAGCATGATGAGAAACGGCACCAGCATGTTCTGTCCCCTCGCCCGGCGGCCCGACCGCCCGAAAATGTGAAAATGCACAATTTGCGTAATGCAAATCATTATCTATTGCAGACAAGGATATCCAATTACTGGATAAAAGTGTCAGCGTCGTGGACACTTTTTTCTGCCATGCCGGTGAGGCATGACGAAAGAGGCGGGATTATGCGTCGAGGAAGGCGCGCCGGGCCTGCGACACGATGCCGCAGACCCGGCGGAGGGGCGGGTCGACGGCAGGGGAATCGACGGGCGCAGACTGGTGCGCTGCGCGGCCTCCCACAGATCACGCTGCACTTGCAGCCGCAGCCAGAAACCGGAAGAAGTGCCCTGTGCTTCGGCCAGGCGCAGGTCCATGTCGGCAGCCAGCGCCGCATGCCCGTGCAGGATGCGGGACAGCATCACCCGGCTGATGCCGATGTGTGCGGCAAAAGCGCTCTGGCTCATCCCGAGGCCTTCAAGCCAGCCGGACAGGATCCCGCCCGGGTTGCAAAAGGGGAAACCACGCCCCGCCCGCAATTGAGAATGAATCCCGAAAACCGCCCGGCATGACGAAGAACTAGCACACGAATGCTGCACTTATATAAAAATGCAGTTCAGAATCACTGAAATTTGCTCTTTTTTGCTTCCGGCATGCCAGCGCGCAGGTATGCTGCAGTCGGTGACGGTCTTGTAAGCATTAGAGACTGTGTTTGCACGCGCCGACACTCGTATCGGCATGCGGCTCACCCGGTCGTCGTCCCGACAGAGACGACCGCGACACATCCAGAAAATGATTCGCTTTCTATCCAGGGGTAATCAGATGCAGAAGTACGATGCGGTCTATCCGATCGACCGCCCTGACGTTGCGATTGAAGAGAAACTGAAAAGAAACCTGAGTAACCGGCACATTCAGTTGATTGCAATCGGCGGCGCGATCGGAACCGGGCTGTTCATGGGATCGGGCAAGACCATCAGCCTGGCCGGACCTTCCATCCTGTTCGTGTACATGATCATTGGCGTGATGCTGTTCTTCGTGATGAGGGCCATGGGCGAATTGCTCCTGTCCAATCTGAACTACCGCTCATTCATTGATTTCTCGGCGGACCTGCTCGGTCCGTGGGCCGGCTTCTTCACCGGCTGGACTTACTGGTTCTGCTGGGTCGTCACCGGCGTGGCCGACGTGATCGCCATCTCCGCCTACATGCAGTTCTGGTTCCCGGAACTCGCGCCCTGGATTCCCTCCGTCCTGTGCGTACTCTTGCTGCTCGGACTCAACCTGCTGACGGTCAAGCTGTTCGGTGAAATCGAGTTCTGGTTCGCACTGATCAAGATCATCGCCATTGTCGCCCTGGTCGGCACCGGCCTGTTCATGATCGTCACCGGCTTCACCTCCCCGTCCGGTTCGGTCGCCTCGCTGCACCACCTGTGGGACGACGGCGGCATGTTCCCGATGGGCATCAGCGGTTTCTTCGCCGGCTTCCAGATCGCCGTGTTCGCCTTTGTCGGCATCGAGCTGGTCGGTACCACCGCCGCCGAGACCAAGGACCCGGAAAAGAACCTGCCGCGAGCCATCAACTCGATCCCGGTCCGCATCATCATCTTCTATGTGTTCTCGCTGATCGCCATCATGTCGGTCACGCCGTGGCGCTCGGTGGTGGCCAACAAGAGCCCGTTCGTCGAGCTGTTCATGCTGGCCGGCATTCCGGCCGCCGCTGCCCTGATCAACTTCGTCGTACTGTCCTCGGCCTCGTCGTCGGCCAACAGCGGCGTGTTCTCCACCAGCCGCATGCTGTTCGGTCTGGCGCGCGGCAAGCTGGCACCGAAAGCCTTCGGCCAGCTGTCGTCCAGCGCGGTGCCGGCCAACGGCCTGCTGTTCTCGTGCCTGTGTCTGCTGGTCGGCGCCCTGCTGGTCTATGTGGTGCCTGACCTGATCGAAGCGTTCACGCTGATCACTACCGTCTCGGCGGTACTGTTCATGTTCGTCTGGTCGATGATTCTGGCCTCGTACATCGTCTACCGGAAAAAGCGCCCGGCGCTGCACGAGAAGTCGCTGTACAAGATGCCCGGCGGCGTCATCATGTGCTACGTGTGCCTGGCGTTCTTCGCCTTCGTGCTGGTGCTGCTGAGCCTGGAAGCCGACACCCGGATGGCGCTGATGGCCACCCCGCTGTGGTTCGTCTGGCTGGCGCTCGGCTACTTCGGCGTGTTCCGCAAGGAAATCGCCGAACGCCGTCCCGGCATGCACTAAGCCCGCACCCGGATGACAATCCCCGGCGCCATTGCTGGCGCCGGGGATTTTTGCTGCCCGTCGTCTAGACCGAGCGGGTCAGTCCGCCGTCGATGCGCAGGTTCTGCCCGGTCAGATAGGCAGCCTCGTCGGACACCAGCAGCGAGATCAGCGCCGCCACCTCCTCGACCCGCCCGCCGCGTCCCATCGGAATGCGCCCGAGCACGGCCTCGGGGACCGGCAGGCTGTCGATATAGCCGGGCAGCACATTGTTGATGCGGATATTGTCGGCCGCGTAGCGGTCGGCAACCAGCTTGGTCCACGACGCCAGGCCCGCGCGGAACAC
This Microvirgula aerodenitrificans DSM 15089 DNA region includes the following protein-coding sequences:
- the cycA gene encoding D-serine/D-alanine/glycine transporter translates to MQKYDAVYPIDRPDVAIEEKLKRNLSNRHIQLIAIGGAIGTGLFMGSGKTISLAGPSILFVYMIIGVMLFFVMRAMGELLLSNLNYRSFIDFSADLLGPWAGFFTGWTYWFCWVVTGVADVIAISAYMQFWFPELAPWIPSVLCVLLLLGLNLLTVKLFGEIEFWFALIKIIAIVALVGTGLFMIVTGFTSPSGSVASLHHLWDDGGMFPMGISGFFAGFQIAVFAFVGIELVGTTAAETKDPEKNLPRAINSIPVRIIIFYVFSLIAIMSVTPWRSVVANKSPFVELFMLAGIPAAAALINFVVLSSASSSANSGVFSTSRMLFGLARGKLAPKAFGQLSSSAVPANGLLFSCLCLLVGALLVYVVPDLIEAFTLITTVSAVLFMFVWSMILASYIVYRKKRPALHEKSLYKMPGGVIMCYVCLAFFAFVLVLLSLEADTRMALMATPLWFVWLALGYFGVFRKEIAERRPGMH
- the efeU gene encoding iron uptake transporter permease EfeU; the protein is MLVPFLIMLREGMEAALIVGIIASYLRQSGQRKQMPAVWAGVVLACVLSLALGFLIEATQSEFPQKQQELFEAVVALVAVGILTSMVFWMKQAARSIKAHLHDSIDAALNKGNGQAYALVGMVFFAVAREGLESVFFLLAAFQQQEVGLAAPLGAMLGLAVAVALGIGIYQGGIRLDLRRFFRWTGVFILFVAAGLLAGAVKALHEAGVWNQLQTVVFDLSLALPADSPFGVILAGLFGYNDTPTVGEALAWLLFLLPSLYLFLAGRGQPALAPRTH
- a CDS encoding HigA family addiction module antitoxin — protein: MQHSCASSSSCRAVFGIHSQLRAGRGFPFCNPGGILSGWLEGLGMSQSAFAAHIGISRVMLSRILHGHAALAADMDLRLAEAQGTSSGFWLRLQVQRDLWEAAQRTSLRPSIPLPSTRPSAGSAASCRRPGAPSSTHNPASFVMPHRHGRKKCPRR